Proteins from a single region of Chitinispirillum alkaliphilum:
- a CDS encoding 2-heptaprenyl-1,4-naphthoquinone methyltransferase yields MKSKFSEDTLSYPEKKKSYNKWLFSVVAPKYNLVTRLLSFNRDKAWKRVLLQMIPPVGKGVILDIASGTGDIAYGCKKRFPEAKVVASDLSPEMVSQAPEKAKCSLPFSLQDMNHLGIKSNSVDVVCGSYALRNAPDPGICLTEINRVLKPDGKVILLDFAKFSNPILSKAEFFFLYLWGALWGVVLHGNPEIYSYIAKSLNRFPDNKHIIKLFRKHGFSIRKRKFFMFGVTALYEAEKIGK; encoded by the coding sequence TTGAAATCAAAGTTTTCAGAAGACACTCTCAGTTACCCGGAAAAGAAAAAATCCTACAACAAGTGGCTTTTCTCTGTTGTGGCTCCCAAATACAATCTGGTAACCCGTCTTCTCTCCTTTAACCGGGACAAGGCATGGAAAAGAGTTCTTCTCCAAATGATTCCTCCGGTCGGCAAGGGTGTAATACTGGATATCGCTTCAGGTACGGGGGATATCGCTTACGGATGCAAAAAGCGTTTTCCGGAGGCAAAAGTTGTAGCCTCGGATCTAAGCCCTGAGATGGTAAGCCAGGCACCTGAGAAGGCTAAATGTTCACTCCCCTTTTCTCTTCAGGATATGAATCATCTTGGAATAAAAAGTAATTCTGTAGATGTGGTATGCGGCAGTTATGCTCTGCGCAATGCCCCGGACCCTGGTATCTGTCTTACTGAAATCAACAGGGTCCTCAAACCGGACGGCAAGGTGATACTTCTTGACTTTGCAAAATTCAGCAACCCCATTCTCTCAAAGGCAGAATTTTTCTTCCTTTACCTCTGGGGTGCGCTCTGGGGAGTGGTTTTACACGGTAATCCTGAAATCTATTCCTATATTGCAAAAAGCCTGAACAGATTTCCCGATAACAAACACATTATAAAACTGTTCAGAAAACATGGGTTTTCTATACGGAAAAGAAAATTTTTCATGTTTGGGGTAACCGCTTTGTATGAAGCGGAAAAGATTGGTAAGTGA
- a CDS encoding glycosyl transferase, family 2, translating into MFRPPVIDLQSLFVFRKICRISGKRHLRCINIENSFVGNISIYIIRSGYRKENLPGAVVVLLWGDFSCGISFAPLKTVENGSVLEEKKIKMSVEITVCVCTYKRPEQLNRLLEKLKFQSIREQGLEFRVVVVDNDSNRSAEQTVERVSAVVNYTVIYVCEPQKNISTARNAAARSAGGSEFVAFIDDDEFPDDNWLSRMHKECTGRGVTGVMGPVEPHFPQDAPAWLVKSGLCNRKRFKTGTPLHYPPMMRTGNVLLKTEIFSGGLWFDPKFGLSGGEDKDFFTRALQLGYSFMWCDEGVVFEEVSPARLSRKYHLKRALLRGALNGRKTGKASFAVFKSAFAFLTYSLALPLLSLRGHHLFMRYLVRSFDHIGLLLSVFGVEPVKDRESMGG; encoded by the coding sequence TTGTTCAGACCGCCGGTGATTGATTTGCAATCACTGTTTGTTTTCCGGAAAATTTGCCGGATAAGCGGGAAAAGGCACTTAAGGTGCATAAATATTGAGAATAGTTTTGTCGGGAATATTTCAATATACATAATAAGGAGCGGATATCGAAAGGAGAATTTACCGGGAGCGGTGGTAGTGCTTCTTTGGGGGGATTTCTCTTGTGGTATATCTTTTGCGCCTCTCAAAACTGTGGAAAATGGGAGTGTACTTGAGGAGAAAAAGATCAAAATGAGTGTGGAAATTACGGTTTGTGTCTGTACCTACAAACGTCCAGAACAGCTGAATCGTTTGCTGGAAAAACTCAAGTTCCAGAGTATCAGGGAGCAGGGTTTGGAGTTTCGGGTGGTCGTTGTGGATAACGATTCCAATCGCAGCGCAGAACAAACGGTTGAGCGTGTTTCTGCCGTAGTGAACTACACTGTTATATATGTATGCGAGCCGCAGAAAAATATCTCCACAGCCAGAAACGCTGCAGCCAGAAGCGCTGGCGGGAGTGAATTTGTGGCTTTTATCGATGATGATGAATTTCCGGATGATAACTGGTTGAGCAGAATGCATAAAGAGTGTACTGGCAGGGGGGTGACGGGTGTTATGGGGCCTGTGGAGCCTCATTTCCCTCAAGATGCCCCGGCTTGGCTGGTTAAAAGCGGCCTTTGCAACAGAAAAAGATTCAAAACCGGTACTCCGTTACACTACCCTCCGATGATGAGAACCGGTAATGTGCTTCTCAAAACTGAGATATTCTCAGGTGGTCTTTGGTTTGACCCCAAATTTGGGCTCAGTGGCGGTGAAGATAAAGATTTTTTCACCCGCGCGCTTCAGCTCGGGTACTCTTTTATGTGGTGTGATGAGGGGGTGGTATTTGAAGAAGTTTCACCTGCGCGACTCAGCAGAAAGTACCACCTTAAAAGGGCGCTTCTTAGAGGCGCTCTCAATGGAAGAAAAACAGGAAAAGCAAGTTTTGCGGTTTTTAAGTCCGCTTTCGCTTTTCTTACCTACTCTTTGGCGCTTCCTCTCTTGTCCCTCAGAGGACATCACCTGTTTATGAGATATCTGGTCAGATCATTTGACCATATCGGGCTTCTGCTGAGTGTGTTTGGGGTGGAGCCGGTTAAGGACAGGGAGAGTATGGGAGGGTGA
- a CDS encoding Type IV pilin PilA, whose protein sequence is MFKNQKGFTLIELMVVIVIIGILATLAIPRFTDAAVRARASEAPRVLASYESAQLAYIAERGTPGNLDNLIMEDAETTQWYNYEEQGEEGGTYRATAQGNIGGIGWLQTEVRNEGRPRRTIEDNTEAAVEKYLPSFFATVSN, encoded by the coding sequence ATGTTTAAAAATCAAAAAGGTTTCACCCTTATTGAGCTCATGGTTGTAATCGTTATTATCGGTATCCTGGCCACACTGGCTATCCCAAGGTTCACAGATGCAGCAGTAAGGGCAAGGGCTTCTGAGGCTCCGAGAGTACTGGCTTCCTATGAGAGTGCTCAGCTTGCGTATATTGCTGAACGTGGAACCCCGGGCAATCTCGATAATCTTATAATGGAAGATGCCGAAACAACGCAGTGGTATAATTATGAAGAACAAGGAGAAGAAGGTGGAACCTATAGGGCAACAGCGCAGGGTAATATCGGAGGCATCGGATGGCTGCAGACAGAAGTGCGTAATGAGGGAAGACCAAGACGTACAATTGAAGATAACACAGAGGCTGCGGTAGAAAAATACTTGCCAAGTTTTTTTGCAACAGTATCCAATTAA
- a CDS encoding O-antigen polymerase, with amino-acid sequence MEKITKSKTHIYQILIIAVSIVPFIIIPVTEYGFTHNSQRIYALSALVMAYLLIILKNRKQIDQFISFDPININLSLYVLFLAVSLFFAESFSLAFSGSYARDEGFLTLIIYFLLFLAARSIKLTDYKFFNYLMISAAVLALYGILQFFGIDPLPRPVEKQNYFRAFSTFSNPNFFGSYLMMMLPVALFMFVKTKKNSMGLNYAIILFSLFCTLTRSALIGAIVSVCLTVILIWFYTERKTYENLRITCVVIISIFVTLSFNLISESSLQKRFNSISSDAITLLNNEPESENLGNGRIYIWVRVIQLIREKPLFGHGIENLGLVFTDRFSEDITETFGRILIFDRAHNEYLHIAVSSGIPALLVYLFFIGLVLKKGVNNIKNSEILLPVMAAITGYLVQAFFNISVVPVAYIFWILLGFVSHYQIAER; translated from the coding sequence ATGGAGAAGATCACCAAATCAAAAACACACATTTATCAAATACTAATCATTGCAGTTTCCATTGTTCCGTTTATTATTATACCTGTGACGGAATATGGTTTCACACACAACTCGCAAAGAATTTATGCCCTTTCAGCACTGGTAATGGCTTATCTTCTGATTATCTTAAAAAACCGTAAGCAAATAGACCAGTTTATCTCCTTTGATCCCATCAATATAAATCTGTCCCTGTATGTTCTCTTTCTCGCAGTTTCCTTGTTTTTTGCCGAATCGTTTTCCCTGGCATTTTCAGGCTCATATGCACGTGATGAGGGCTTTCTTACCCTGATTATTTATTTTTTACTTTTCCTGGCAGCACGATCCATAAAATTGACTGATTACAAGTTCTTCAACTATCTGATGATAAGCGCTGCGGTTTTGGCTCTTTACGGGATTTTACAGTTCTTTGGAATTGATCCTTTACCAAGACCAGTAGAGAAACAAAACTACTTTAGGGCATTTTCGACTTTCTCCAACCCCAACTTTTTTGGCAGTTATTTAATGATGATGCTGCCTGTGGCTCTGTTCATGTTCGTAAAAACGAAGAAAAATAGCATGGGTTTAAATTACGCAATAATCCTGTTCAGCCTGTTTTGCACACTGACCCGTAGTGCTTTAATTGGTGCGATTGTTTCTGTTTGCTTAACTGTCATTCTGATATGGTTTTACACTGAGAGAAAAACATATGAAAATCTGCGAATTACATGTGTAGTGATCATATCAATTTTTGTCACATTATCATTCAACCTGATTTCAGAGTCTTCATTGCAGAAAAGATTTAATTCTATCTCCTCTGATGCAATAACGTTACTTAACAACGAACCGGAATCTGAAAATTTAGGTAATGGCAGAATCTACATATGGGTAAGAGTTATACAACTGATCAGGGAAAAACCACTTTTTGGTCATGGAATCGAAAATTTGGGCCTTGTCTTTACTGATAGATTTTCTGAAGATATTACAGAAACTTTTGGCAGGATTTTAATTTTTGATCGAGCTCATAATGAATATCTTCACATTGCAGTATCTTCCGGTATCCCAGCACTGCTTGTTTACCTTTTTTTCATTGGGCTGGTTTTGAAAAAAGGAGTGAATAACATCAAAAATTCAGAAATCCTGCTACCGGTTATGGCAGCAATCACTGGTTACCTTGTGCAGGCTTTTTTCAATATCAGTGTTGTACCTGTTGCCTATATCTTTTGGATTTTACTGGGATTTGTCTCACATTACCAGATTGCAGAGCGTTAA